A region from the Pontixanthobacter aestiaquae genome encodes:
- a CDS encoding DsrE family protein, whose protein sequence is MRYVILVLAMLVAVPAAAQDLSNFKTGPVFEDFGPHAPIEGIENVPADTEFSVAFDVANPAEEGAQTKGRNRGFESAARFINMHVAAGVDPDNIRIAVVVHGKASMDLLSDAAWAEKGKGDTNPSSSMIRAMLDHGVRFILCGQSGAAYGIEQADLIPGVETALSAMTAHALLQQRGYTVNPF, encoded by the coding sequence ATGCGATACGTTATATTGGTCTTGGCAATGCTGGTTGCGGTTCCGGCTGCGGCGCAGGATTTGAGCAATTTCAAGACCGGCCCGGTGTTTGAAGATTTCGGGCCGCATGCGCCGATTGAGGGGATTGAGAATGTCCCTGCCGATACCGAATTTTCGGTCGCATTCGATGTGGCGAACCCGGCGGAAGAAGGCGCCCAAACTAAAGGCCGCAATCGCGGGTTTGAAAGCGCGGCGCGGTTCATCAATATGCATGTCGCCGCGGGCGTCGATCCGGACAATATCCGCATTGCGGTGGTGGTCCATGGCAAGGCGTCGATGGACTTGCTGAGCGATGCAGCATGGGCAGAAAAGGGCAAGGGGGATACTAACCCGTCCTCGTCCATGATCCGCGCAATGCTCGATCACGGTGTGCGCTTTATCCTCTGCGGCCAGAGCGGCGCGGCTTACGGGATCGAGCAAGCTGATCTGATCCCCGGCGTGGAAACCGCGCTATCAGCTATGACCGCGCATGCGCTGCTGCAACAGCGCGGCTATACGGTGAACCCGTTTTGA
- a CDS encoding rhodanese-like domain-containing protein, translating into MQIRASIIAATLVLSGCGYASDALVPKTVAGEVGEAEVAFISPAELANLIEQNKVVLIDVRTPAEFGEARLHGALNAPLQTFDPATIPMEAERETILYCRSSGRSGRAATILADHHQVKIRHLEGGILAWQEAGLLTIPEPAEAE; encoded by the coding sequence ATGCAAATACGGGCATCGATCATCGCTGCTACGCTTGTTCTGTCGGGTTGCGGCTACGCCAGTGATGCGCTGGTGCCGAAAACCGTTGCAGGCGAGGTGGGCGAGGCCGAGGTCGCTTTCATCAGCCCGGCAGAGCTCGCTAATTTGATTGAGCAGAACAAGGTTGTGCTTATCGATGTTCGCACGCCCGCCGAGTTCGGTGAGGCCAGATTGCACGGCGCGCTCAACGCGCCGCTGCAAACCTTTGACCCGGCGACGATCCCGATGGAGGCTGAACGCGAGACGATCTTATATTGCCGTTCAAGTGGCAGATCTGGTCGTGCTGCGACAATTCTCGCCGACCACCACCAAGTTAAGATCCGCCACTTGGAAGGTGGTATCCTTGCTTGGCAGGAAGCTGGATTGCTGACGATACCTGAACCGGCTGAAGCCGAATAA
- a CDS encoding rhodanese-like domain-containing protein: MRTLTLAIVATIISATPVVAQLADPQIDYNAFVKLTIELAEVREAHRLPLKEFTERSQAERAILLDTRSAAAFAEGHIAGAINLPFSDFTDEKLANVLGADQTRPIFIYCNNNFSDNIRPIVSKRAPLALNIPTFINLHGYGYTNVWELADVIPTSELDWVSAEKPEQTSGT, translated from the coding sequence ATGCGCACTCTAACTTTGGCAATTGTTGCAACCATTATCTCCGCAACACCGGTGGTCGCGCAACTGGCTGACCCGCAAATCGATTATAATGCGTTCGTCAAACTGACGATCGAGCTGGCCGAGGTGCGTGAGGCACACAGGCTACCGCTCAAAGAGTTTACCGAACGATCGCAGGCCGAACGAGCTATCTTGCTTGACACACGATCCGCTGCAGCTTTCGCTGAAGGTCACATCGCAGGCGCCATCAACCTGCCATTCTCCGACTTCACGGATGAGAAGCTGGCCAACGTTCTGGGCGCAGATCAAACCCGCCCAATTTTCATTTATTGCAACAACAACTTCAGCGACAACATCCGACCAATCGTCAGCAAGCGCGCACCGCTGGCACTAAACATCCCGACATTCATCAATCTGCACGGATATGGCTACACCAATGTGTGGGAGCTGGCCGATGTGATCCCAACATCAGAACTCGATTGGGTCAGTGCCGAAAAACCAGAACAAACATCCGGTACATAG
- the mltA gene encoding murein transglycosylase A, whose translation MQSLPRAIIAFGSLALLAACGRLVPESTPDPIDITSARLAGVKSGPAVSSFGLGMNDAEAGLRSFIESCPALLRREDRTGLTRPSDWQPACDAAPAATGSATNFFQTYFETARIGSGEAFATGYFEPEIRGCRTRKPGCEVPVYALPDDLIRKWPDSTPEADRTGRPPLGRIDDNGDFVQYYDRTAIEEGALEGRGLEIAYAADPVEMFFLQIQGSGRLQLDDGSVMRIGYAGQNGRGYTGIGGVMRERGLLGEGPGQYAGSMQGIMQYIRENPEDGKELMRLNKSWIFFRELTGDGPLGSIGVPVRRESSVAVDPRFVPYGAPVWLDLDRDVADGLWIAQDTGGAIKGANRFDTFWGAGEDARIIAGGMSGRGTAYILLPKGTVKRLNSK comes from the coding sequence ATGCAGTCACTGCCACGGGCCATTATAGCGTTCGGCTCTTTGGCTCTACTGGCAGCATGCGGAAGACTTGTTCCGGAAAGTACGCCGGATCCGATTGATATTACCAGCGCACGGCTCGCTGGTGTAAAGTCTGGTCCGGCAGTGAGTAGCTTTGGTTTGGGCATGAACGATGCCGAGGCTGGCCTACGGTCTTTCATAGAATCTTGCCCGGCTTTGCTTCGGCGCGAGGACAGGACTGGATTGACCCGGCCGAGCGATTGGCAGCCGGCATGTGATGCTGCGCCGGCCGCGACTGGCAGTGCGACGAATTTCTTCCAGACCTATTTCGAAACAGCGCGGATTGGTTCGGGCGAGGCTTTCGCAACGGGCTATTTCGAGCCCGAAATCCGCGGGTGCCGTACGCGCAAGCCGGGCTGTGAGGTGCCAGTTTATGCGTTGCCCGACGATCTGATCCGCAAATGGCCGGACAGCACGCCAGAGGCCGACCGCACCGGACGTCCACCACTCGGCCGGATCGATGATAATGGTGACTTTGTCCAATATTACGACCGCACCGCAATTGAAGAAGGCGCACTGGAAGGGCGCGGGTTGGAGATTGCCTATGCTGCTGATCCGGTGGAAATGTTCTTCTTGCAGATACAGGGCTCCGGGCGGCTACAACTGGACGATGGGTCTGTCATGCGGATAGGCTATGCCGGTCAGAACGGGCGCGGTTATACCGGTATCGGAGGCGTAATGCGCGAGCGAGGCCTGCTCGGCGAGGGGCCGGGGCAATATGCCGGTTCAATGCAGGGCATTATGCAATATATCCGCGAGAATCCTGAAGACGGCAAAGAACTGATGCGGCTCAACAAGAGTTGGATTTTCTTCCGCGAGCTGACCGGGGATGGTCCGCTCGGCTCGATCGGCGTGCCTGTGCGGCGCGAGAGTTCGGTCGCGGTCGATCCGCGCTTCGTACCTTACGGAGCGCCCGTATGGCTGGATCTGGACCGCGATGTTGCTGACGGATTGTGGATTGCGCAGGATACCGGCGGTGCAATCAAAGGGGCGAACCGTTTCGATACCTTCTGGGGGGCTGGCGAAGATGCGCGCATTATTGCCGGCGGGATGAGCGGGCGCGGAACAGCCTATATTCTGCTGCCCAAAGGCACCGTCAAACGTCTCAATAGCAAGTGA
- the ruvA gene encoding Holliday junction branch migration protein RuvA gives MIAKLKGLLDETGTDWAVLDVHGVGYLVHCSAKTLAAMGEVGEARTIYTDLQVSENDMRLLGFAEASERDWFRLLTQVQGVGSKVALAILSALSTAEVQTACANGDAAMVARANGVGPKLAGRIVNELKDKAGALPVEMSGDSVTSVNTRVSKASADALSALENLGFKPLVASRAVAAAQDELGDGASESDLIRVALKKAAG, from the coding sequence ATGATTGCTAAGCTAAAAGGCCTGCTCGACGAAACCGGCACCGACTGGGCAGTGCTCGACGTTCACGGCGTCGGCTATCTGGTCCACTGCTCGGCCAAGACGCTGGCTGCCATGGGCGAAGTGGGCGAGGCGCGTACGATCTACACCGATCTGCAAGTCAGCGAGAACGATATGCGCTTGCTTGGCTTTGCCGAGGCATCGGAGCGGGACTGGTTCCGCTTGCTGACACAGGTGCAGGGCGTGGGCAGCAAAGTTGCGCTGGCGATCCTGTCGGCGCTTTCGACCGCAGAGGTCCAAACCGCCTGCGCCAATGGCGACGCTGCCATGGTCGCGCGCGCCAATGGCGTGGGGCCGAAGCTGGCCGGGCGGATCGTCAACGAGCTGAAAGACAAGGCCGGTGCGCTTCCTGTCGAAATGAGCGGAGACAGTGTCACAAGTGTCAACACCCGGGTGAGTAAAGCAAGTGCCGATGCGCTGAGCGCGCTGGAGAATCTCGGCTTCAAACCTCTGGTTGCGTCGCGCGCCGTGGCCGCTGCACAAGACGAATTGGGCGACGGCGCAAGCGAAAGCGATCTGATCCGGGTGGCGCTGAAAAAGGCGGCGGGATGA
- the ruvB gene encoding Holliday junction branch migration DNA helicase RuvB: MTDNSDLSPERQPEDQDAALRPKSLTEFIGQEAARDNLRVFVEAAKSRGEAMDHVLFFGPPGLGKTTLAQIVAKELGVGFRATSGPVIGKAGDLAALLTNLEEGDVLFIDEIHRLNPVVEEVLYPAMEDRALDLIIGEGPSARSVRIDLPPFTLVGATTRQGLLTTPLRDRFGIPVRLNFYTEEELERVVKRGAKLLDMAIEPAGAREIARRARGTPRVAGRLMRRVRDFAHVAGDGVVSAKIADEALTRLEVDRLGLDAMDRRYLMMIADIYKGGPVGVETLAAGLAEPRDTIEEVVEPFLIQLGLVARTARGRCLNDLAWKHLDMEAPPNSGNPANHGKSDSGPETSQTGLFDGES; encoded by the coding sequence GTGACCGATAATTCCGACCTCTCCCCTGAGCGCCAGCCCGAGGATCAAGACGCAGCCCTGCGTCCAAAATCGCTGACCGAATTTATCGGGCAGGAGGCGGCGCGGGATAATTTGCGGGTGTTCGTCGAGGCCGCGAAATCGCGCGGTGAGGCGATGGATCATGTGCTGTTTTTTGGCCCTCCTGGCCTCGGCAAAACCACGCTGGCGCAGATCGTGGCCAAGGAATTGGGCGTCGGCTTTCGCGCCACATCGGGCCCGGTCATTGGCAAAGCGGGTGATCTGGCGGCGCTGCTGACCAATCTCGAAGAAGGCGATGTCCTGTTTATCGACGAGATTCACCGGCTTAATCCGGTGGTCGAGGAAGTGCTCTATCCGGCGATGGAGGACCGCGCGCTCGATCTGATTATCGGCGAAGGCCCGTCTGCGCGCAGCGTGCGGATTGATTTGCCGCCGTTTACGCTGGTTGGTGCGACCACGCGGCAGGGCTTACTAACCACGCCACTGCGCGACCGGTTCGGTATTCCGGTGCGGCTCAATTTCTATACCGAGGAGGAGCTTGAGCGCGTCGTCAAACGCGGCGCCAAGCTGCTCGACATGGCCATTGAGCCTGCGGGCGCGCGCGAGATTGCGCGCCGCGCGAGGGGCACTCCGCGCGTTGCCGGGCGTCTGATGCGTAGAGTCCGCGACTTTGCGCATGTCGCTGGTGATGGTGTGGTTTCGGCGAAGATTGCCGATGAAGCGCTCACCCGTTTGGAAGTCGATCGGTTGGGTCTGGATGCGATGGATCGGCGCTATCTAATGATGATTGCAGACATCTACAAAGGCGGTCCGGTCGGCGTTGAAACGCTTGCTGCCGGCCTCGCCGAACCGCGCGATACGATAGAGGAAGTGGTCGAGCCTTTCCTCATTCAGCTAGGTTTGGTTGCACGTACGGCACGCGGCCGCTGCCTCAATGATTTGGCCTGGAAGCATCTCGATATGGAGGCGCCCCCCAACTCCGGTAACCCTGCGAATCACGGCAAAAGTGATTCGGGGCCGGAGACGTCGCAAACGGGCTTGTTCGATGGAGAAAGTTAA
- a CDS encoding Smr/MutS family protein: MPLHQPLHQPAAGPPPPRAGGKRSFAHRSLDSHWDKKLKAGSIAPDYTLDLHDHFVDAAYERLDRGMRQARAMEARLVLVITGRPRPVEAADRANKRGVIRAKILDWLAAGDHADSIAAVRKAHRKHGGEGALYIVLRRNR; this comes from the coding sequence GTGCCTCTCCACCAGCCCCTCCACCAGCCTGCGGCTGGTCCCCCTCCCCCTCGAGCGGGAGGAAAGCGGAGTTTCGCGCATCGCAGCCTAGACTCCCATTGGGACAAGAAGCTGAAAGCGGGCAGTATCGCCCCGGACTACACGCTCGATCTGCACGATCACTTCGTCGACGCCGCCTATGAGCGGCTTGATCGCGGGATGCGGCAGGCGAGAGCGATGGAGGCAAGGCTGGTGCTCGTCATCACTGGCAGGCCGCGTCCGGTCGAGGCCGCAGACCGGGCCAACAAACGCGGTGTGATCCGCGCCAAAATCCTCGATTGGCTCGCGGCAGGGGATCACGCAGATTCCATCGCTGCTGTCCGCAAAGCCCACCGCAAACACGGCGGAGAGGGCGCGCTCTATATTGTGCTGCGGCGGAACCGGTAG
- the acnA gene encoding aconitate hydratase AcnA, producing MTQVGKDTLGTRSTLTVGGKEYAYYSLAKAAEKIGDVSKLPFSMKVLLENLLRFEDGGFTVSTDDIQGLADWQKDPKTGSEIQYRPARVLLQDFTGVPCVVDLAAMRDAIGKLGGDTQKINPQVPVHLVIDHSVMVDEFGHPKAFEHNVEMEYQRNAERYDFLKWGAKSLDNFKAVPPGTGICHQVNLEHIGQGVWSSAGPDGMMVAYPDTCVGTDSHTTMINGLGVLGWGVGGIEAEAAMLGQPVSMLVPQVCGFKLEGALAEGVTATDLVLTCVQMLREVGVVGSFVEFYGPGVANLSLADRATIANMAPEYGATCGFFGIDDKTIEYMRLTGRDEEQIALIEAYAKEQGMWFDPANEPVFTKTLSLDMAGVVPSLAGPKRPQDKVTLPNVDELFNGDLKKIFKKDAAERVDVDGKDHDIGDGDVVIAAITSCTNTSNPDVLIAAGLVARKARAKGLAPKPWVKTSLAPGSQVVTDYLEKAGLQDDLDALGFDLVGYGCTTCIGNSGPLAPPISKAINGNNIVAASVLSGNRNFEGRVSPDVQANFLASPPLVVAYALRGTVTTDMVDTPLGQDQDGNDVFLKDIWPSNLEIAELRASSIDREMFETRYADVYKGDEHWQAINVDGSDTYQWRPGSTYVANPPYFEGMDMTPAPITDINGAKPLAVLGDSVTTDHISPAGAIKEDSPAGEYLMSNQVAKADFNSYGSRRGNHEVMMRGTFANIRIKNEMVPGVEGGYTTYNGEQMAIYDAAMKHKADGTPLIVVGGKEYGTGSSRDWAAKGTILLGVRAVIVESFERIHRSNLVGMGVLPLQFKDGDTRETLGLTGDDSFSILGLADLTPGQDVEVAVTRADGSEFTFTAQCRIDTANEMEYYRNGGILHYVLRKLAA from the coding sequence ATGACGCAGGTCGGTAAGGACACACTCGGCACACGCAGCACTCTCACTGTAGGCGGCAAGGAATACGCCTATTACTCTCTCGCCAAAGCGGCGGAGAAAATCGGTGATGTCAGCAAGCTGCCGTTCTCGATGAAAGTCCTGCTGGAGAACCTGCTGCGTTTCGAAGATGGCGGGTTCACCGTTTCGACCGACGATATTCAGGGTCTCGCCGACTGGCAAAAAGACCCCAAGACTGGAAGCGAGATCCAGTACCGCCCCGCGCGCGTGCTGCTGCAAGACTTCACCGGCGTTCCTTGCGTGGTTGACCTTGCCGCGATGCGCGATGCGATCGGCAAGCTGGGCGGTGATACGCAGAAGATTAACCCGCAGGTCCCTGTGCACCTGGTGATTGACCACTCGGTAATGGTCGATGAATTCGGCCATCCCAAAGCGTTCGAGCACAATGTGGAAATGGAATATCAGCGCAATGCAGAGCGCTACGACTTCCTGAAATGGGGCGCGAAAAGCCTCGACAATTTCAAAGCTGTTCCTCCGGGCACGGGCATTTGCCATCAGGTGAACCTTGAACATATCGGCCAAGGCGTGTGGTCCTCCGCTGGTCCAGACGGCATGATGGTTGCGTATCCAGACACTTGCGTCGGCACAGACAGCCACACCACCATGATCAACGGCCTAGGCGTACTTGGCTGGGGCGTTGGCGGGATTGAAGCCGAAGCAGCGATGCTTGGCCAGCCCGTTTCGATGCTGGTCCCGCAAGTCTGCGGCTTCAAGCTCGAGGGCGCACTGGCCGAAGGCGTTACCGCGACTGACCTCGTGCTGACCTGCGTGCAAATGCTGCGCGAAGTTGGCGTTGTCGGCAGTTTCGTAGAGTTTTACGGCCCCGGCGTTGCTAATTTGAGCCTCGCCGACCGTGCGACCATCGCCAATATGGCACCCGAATACGGCGCGACATGCGGGTTCTTCGGCATCGATGACAAAACCATCGAATATATGCGCCTAACAGGCCGCGATGAAGAGCAAATTGCGCTGATCGAAGCCTATGCCAAAGAGCAAGGCATGTGGTTCGATCCGGCGAATGAGCCTGTCTTCACCAAAACGCTCAGCCTCGATATGGCAGGCGTTGTCCCATCGCTCGCAGGCCCCAAGCGTCCACAAGACAAGGTCACGTTGCCCAATGTCGACGAGCTGTTCAATGGCGACCTCAAGAAGATCTTCAAGAAAGACGCTGCAGAACGCGTTGACGTTGACGGCAAAGACCACGACATCGGCGATGGCGACGTTGTTATCGCTGCGATTACCAGCTGCACCAACACATCGAATCCCGATGTTCTGATCGCTGCCGGTCTGGTTGCGCGTAAGGCGCGCGCAAAAGGCCTCGCGCCAAAGCCATGGGTCAAGACCAGCCTCGCACCGGGATCACAGGTGGTCACCGACTATCTCGAGAAAGCCGGTCTGCAGGATGATCTTGATGCGCTGGGTTTTGATCTGGTCGGCTATGGTTGCACAACCTGCATCGGAAACTCCGGCCCGCTGGCACCTCCGATCAGCAAGGCCATCAATGGCAACAACATTGTTGCGGCTTCGGTGCTGTCGGGCAACCGCAACTTCGAAGGCCGCGTCTCGCCGGACGTTCAAGCAAACTTCCTCGCTTCGCCGCCGCTGGTTGTTGCCTATGCTTTGCGCGGCACTGTCACCACCGATATGGTCGATACCCCGCTAGGTCAGGATCAGGACGGCAACGACGTATTCTTGAAAGATATTTGGCCCAGCAATCTCGAAATCGCTGAACTGCGTGCAAGTTCGATCGACCGCGAAATGTTCGAAACCCGCTATGCCGACGTGTATAAGGGTGACGAGCATTGGCAGGCGATCAATGTCGATGGTTCGGACACCTATCAATGGCGTCCAGGCAGCACGTATGTTGCCAACCCGCCCTATTTCGAAGGCATGGATATGACTCCTGCCCCGATCACCGATATCAATGGCGCCAAGCCGCTGGCTGTTCTGGGCGACTCGGTCACCACCGACCACATCTCACCTGCCGGTGCGATCAAGGAAGACAGCCCTGCTGGCGAATATTTGATGAGCAATCAGGTCGCCAAGGCAGACTTCAATTCCTACGGATCGCGCCGCGGTAACCACGAAGTTATGATGCGCGGCACGTTCGCCAATATCCGCATCAAGAACGAAATGGTCCCCGGCGTCGAGGGTGGCTACACCACGTATAATGGCGAGCAGATGGCGATTTACGATGCCGCGATGAAGCACAAGGCAGACGGCACACCGCTGATCGTTGTCGGCGGTAAGGAATATGGTACCGGATCAAGCCGCGACTGGGCTGCGAAAGGTACCATTCTTCTTGGCGTTCGCGCCGTGATCGTTGAGAGCTTCGAGCGTATTCACCGCTCGAACCTGGTCGGCATGGGCGTGCTGCCGCTGCAATTCAAAGACGGCGATACGCGCGAGACTTTGGGTTTGACTGGCGATGACAGCTTCAGCATCCTCGGCCTTGCGGATCTGACTCCTGGTCAGGATGTCGAAGTCGCTGTGACTCGCGCCGATGGCAGCGAGTTCACTTTTACCGCACAATGCCGGATCGATACTGCGAACGAGATGGAATATTACCGCAATGGCGGCATTCTCCATTACGTGCTCCGCAAACTGGCTGCTTAG
- a CDS encoding GIY-YIG nuclease family protein produces MQFDKQPCVYILASQPHGTLYIGVTSDLITRLGQHRDGAASGFVSRYGVKQLMRFEMFDDMQMAISREKQLKRWHRQWKINLIQSENPDWHDLGPGLGFEPITPRDPPNGS; encoded by the coding sequence ATGCAATTTGACAAACAGCCCTGCGTCTACATTCTGGCGAGCCAGCCGCACGGCACCCTCTATATTGGGGTCACTTCCGATCTGATTACCCGCCTTGGCCAGCATCGAGACGGGGCAGCATCCGGCTTCGTCAGTCGCTACGGAGTGAAGCAACTTATGAGGTTTGAAATGTTTGATGACATGCAAATGGCTATCTCTCGCGAAAAGCAGTTGAAGCGTTGGCATCGGCAATGGAAGATCAATTTGATTCAAAGCGAAAACCCCGATTGGCACGATCTGGGACCGGGGTTAGGCTTTGAACCGATTACCCCGCGCGACCCGCCAAATGGGTCCTGA
- the aroC gene encoding chorismate synthase: MSWNTFGRVLRFTTWGESHGPALGAVLDGCPPGLALSESDIQPFMDARKPGQSKFTTQRKEPDQVKILSGVFEGQTTGTPISLMIENVDQRSKDYSEVAKAYRPGHADYAYDAKYGFRDYRGGGRSSARETAARVAAGAVARLILPDVKITAYVSQIGDDEIDRSAMDFAEIGNNPFFCPDAAAAKRWEKLVDDARKAGSSLGAVVECVAESVPAGWGAPVYAKLDADLAGGMMSINAVKGVEIGDGFGVAKLSGEQNADPMRAGDNGPEFEANHAGGISGGISTGQPVVCRVAFKPTSSILTPVDTIDRDGNNTEIRTKGRHDPCVGIRGTPVVEAMMALVLADHKMLHRAQCG; this comes from the coding sequence ATGAGCTGGAACACTTTTGGACGCGTTTTGCGCTTCACGACTTGGGGCGAAAGCCACGGACCCGCGCTGGGCGCGGTGCTCGACGGTTGCCCGCCGGGATTGGCGCTGAGCGAAAGCGATATCCAGCCATTTATGGATGCGCGCAAACCCGGCCAGTCGAAATTTACCACGCAGCGCAAAGAGCCTGACCAGGTCAAAATCCTTTCGGGCGTGTTCGAGGGACAGACCACCGGCACCCCGATCAGCCTGATGATCGAGAATGTCGATCAGCGCAGCAAAGACTATTCCGAAGTCGCGAAAGCCTATCGCCCGGGCCATGCAGACTACGCCTATGATGCGAAATACGGTTTCCGCGATTATCGCGGCGGCGGGCGTAGCTCGGCCCGCGAAACGGCGGCGCGCGTTGCAGCGGGTGCGGTGGCGCGACTGATCCTGCCCGACGTGAAAATCACCGCCTATGTCAGCCAGATCGGCGACGATGAAATCGACCGCTCGGCGATGGATTTTGCCGAGATTGGCAACAATCCGTTCTTTTGTCCCGATGCCGCGGCGGCGAAGCGCTGGGAAAAACTCGTCGACGATGCGCGCAAGGCCGGATCATCGCTCGGCGCGGTGGTCGAATGCGTGGCTGAGAGTGTCCCCGCGGGCTGGGGCGCACCCGTCTATGCCAAGCTGGATGCGGACCTCGCAGGCGGGATGATGAGTATCAATGCAGTCAAAGGCGTGGAAATTGGTGACGGTTTCGGCGTGGCCAAACTATCGGGCGAGCAAAACGCCGATCCCATGCGCGCCGGCGACAATGGTCCCGAATTCGAAGCCAATCATGCGGGCGGTATCTCGGGCGGCATCTCGACCGGGCAACCCGTTGTGTGCCGCGTCGCCTTCAAGCCGACCAGTTCAATCCTGACTCCCGTCGACACAATCGACCGCGATGGCAATAACACCGAAATCCGCACAAAGGGCCGCCACGACCCTTGCGTCGGCATTCGCGGAACGCCGGTGGTCGAAGCGATGATGGCACTGGTGCTGGCCGATCACAAAATGCTCCACCGCGCGCAATGCGGTTGA
- the secB gene encoding protein-export chaperone SecB: MADEGDVLTDLNMDPAPNGEDTSPVAGIISQYVKDLSVENPHAPESFQWTDQPHIDLQFNIGAKPINEEIHEIELKVNVTAKCEKGSAYLIELSYCGLAGMRNLPDEQMHAFMYAEAPRLMFPFARRVIADASRDAGFPPLTLDPIDFNGLYVQQLQQKAQQDAEAGGAPAGNA; this comes from the coding sequence ATGGCCGACGAAGGCGACGTACTAACCGACCTGAATATGGACCCTGCACCCAATGGCGAAGATACCAGCCCGGTTGCCGGGATTATCTCGCAATATGTGAAGGATCTTTCGGTTGAAAATCCACACGCACCGGAAAGTTTCCAGTGGACAGACCAGCCGCATATCGATCTCCAATTCAACATCGGCGCAAAGCCGATCAATGAAGAAATCCACGAGATCGAACTGAAAGTGAATGTCACTGCCAAATGCGAAAAAGGCAGCGCTTATCTGATCGAGCTGTCCTATTGCGGCCTCGCCGGAATGCGCAATCTACCGGACGAGCAAATGCATGCGTTCATGTATGCCGAAGCTCCGCGCCTGATGTTCCCGTTTGCACGCCGCGTTATTGCCGATGCATCGCGTGATGCCGGTTTCCCGCCGCTGACGCTCGATCCGATCGACTTTAACGGCCTGTATGTGCAGCAATTGCAGCAGAAGGCCCAGCAAGACGCCGAAGCTGGCGGCGCGCCAGCAGGCAACGCGTAA
- a CDS encoding Tim44/TimA family putative adaptor protein, translating to MIFEIIILAMIAAFLGLRLYSVLGRRAEHEEESIPNRFDPAQPPPPAAVPQRNSAPNAESQFDGMPDVIPAVERGVRDIAAADSRFDITGFLEGAKGAYGMVLEAFWKGDRETLKELCDDDVYESFDSAITAREEAGERLDNRLIRIEEAVIDRASLDGTMARVAVRFVADIAAVTYDKDGTMIAGSLDDAVESRDIWTFMRDVNSSDPNWLLDETDEG from the coding sequence GTGATTTTTGAAATCATTATCCTCGCTATGATCGCAGCCTTCTTGGGTCTGCGTCTTTATTCTGTGCTGGGCCGCCGTGCCGAGCATGAAGAGGAATCAATTCCCAACCGCTTCGATCCGGCGCAGCCACCGCCGCCAGCAGCGGTGCCGCAGCGCAATTCTGCACCCAATGCAGAATCGCAGTTTGACGGTATGCCCGATGTGATCCCCGCGGTAGAGCGCGGCGTTCGCGATATTGCGGCGGCGGATAGCCGGTTCGACATCACCGGCTTTCTTGAAGGCGCAAAGGGCGCTTACGGAATGGTTCTTGAAGCGTTCTGGAAAGGCGACCGTGAGACTCTGAAAGAGCTGTGCGACGATGATGTCTATGAAAGTTTCGACAGTGCGATCACTGCGCGCGAAGAAGCTGGTGAACGGCTCGACAACCGTTTGATCCGGATCGAGGAAGCGGTAATCGACCGCGCTTCGCTCGACGGAACAATGGCCCGCGTCGCTGTGCGTTTTGTTGCCGATATCGCAGCGGTCACGTATGACAAAGATGGCACTATGATCGCCGGTTCGCTCGATGATGCGGTTGAAAGCCGCGACATCTGGACCTTCATGCGCGATGTGAATTCCTCCGATCCGAACTGGCTGCTCGACGAAACCGACGAAGGCTGA